The Pantoea phytobeneficialis genome has a segment encoding these proteins:
- a CDS encoding FdhF/YdeP family oxidoreductase, whose protein sequence is MKFKRKIQPYRAAAGGWGSLEATTRFVLDSKAALKNMRNLLRMNKARGFDCPGCAWGDDNKSTFSFCENGAKAVTWEATRRVVEPAFFAQHSVSTLYQQSDYFLEYQGRLTHPLRYNRETDHYEPISWDDAFALVASHLQAMDNPDQMELYTSGRASNEASWLYQLFGRLMGTNNFPDCSNMCHEASGSGLKRSIGVGKGTIRLDDFDHADAIFVFGQNPGTNHPRMLHSLRHAADHGARIVTFNTLRERGLERFADPQKPLEVVTSMAGTISSAYYQPNLGGDMAAIRGMVKTLLETHRALIAAGEKGLFDETFINAATQGVEAYLAAVDNTRWEDIVRQSGLSEAQIREAAAIYQSADRVICTWAMGITQHKHSVDTVREIVNLQLLFGQLGKKGAGLCPVRGHSNVQGNRTMGIDEKPSKPFLDALGQHFDFEPPREHGHNTVEALNAMLRDEVKVLIALGGNLAAAAPDSPLTEEALQRCGLTVHISTKLNRSHLVPGHEGLILPTLGRTERDRQATGNQFITVEDSFSMVHASEGVGIPLADTQRSETAIVAGIAHATLGSDKVDWLALAGDYNLIRDHIAATIPGFADFNTKCDIPGGFYLGNAAAELRFNTPSQKAEFSNAALPSSLFPQLGDVEVPFTLQTLRSHDQYNTTIYGLDDRYRGVYGQREVVFIHPDDMQALGFTEGQLVDIETLWNDGLTRRVSGFKLVPYNIPRGNLAAYYPETNPLVPLSSYGDGSGTPTSKSVPVKLALTAAVPTQRIA, encoded by the coding sequence ATGAAATTTAAACGTAAAATTCAGCCCTACCGCGCTGCTGCTGGTGGATGGGGCTCTTTGGAAGCGACCACCCGTTTTGTCCTTGACAGTAAAGCTGCCCTGAAAAACATGCGTAACCTGTTGCGCATGAATAAGGCGCGCGGCTTTGATTGCCCCGGCTGCGCGTGGGGCGATGACAACAAAAGTACTTTTAGTTTCTGTGAGAACGGTGCCAAAGCGGTCACCTGGGAAGCAACCCGCCGTGTGGTTGAGCCGGCGTTCTTTGCCCAGCACAGCGTCAGCACGCTGTATCAACAAAGTGATTATTTCCTCGAATATCAGGGCCGTCTGACCCACCCGTTACGTTACAACCGCGAAACCGACCATTATGAGCCAATCAGCTGGGACGACGCTTTCGCGCTGGTTGCCAGCCATTTACAGGCGATGGACAATCCCGACCAGATGGAGCTGTATACCTCCGGTCGCGCCAGTAACGAGGCGTCCTGGCTGTATCAATTGTTTGGTCGCCTGATGGGTACCAACAACTTCCCCGACTGCTCCAACATGTGCCACGAAGCCAGTGGCTCCGGCCTGAAACGTAGTATCGGCGTGGGTAAAGGCACCATTCGTCTCGACGATTTTGATCATGCAGATGCGATTTTCGTCTTTGGTCAGAATCCGGGGACTAACCACCCGCGTATGCTGCACAGCCTGCGTCATGCCGCCGACCACGGCGCACGCATCGTCACCTTTAATACCCTGCGTGAGCGTGGTCTGGAGCGTTTTGCCGATCCACAAAAACCGCTGGAAGTGGTGACCTCGATGGCGGGCACCATCAGCTCCGCCTATTACCAGCCGAATCTCGGCGGTGATATGGCTGCGATACGCGGCATGGTGAAAACGCTGCTGGAAACCCATCGCGCGCTGATTGCCGCCGGGGAAAAAGGTCTGTTTGACGAAACCTTTATCAACGCCGCCACGCAGGGCGTGGAAGCTTACCTGGCAGCGGTGGATAACACTCGCTGGGAAGATATTGTGCGTCAGTCCGGTCTGAGCGAAGCGCAGATCCGCGAAGCCGCCGCCATTTACCAAAGTGCTGACCGGGTGATCTGTACCTGGGCGATGGGCATCACCCAGCACAAGCATTCGGTGGATACGGTGCGTGAAATTGTTAACCTGCAACTGCTGTTTGGTCAGCTCGGCAAAAAAGGGGCGGGCCTGTGTCCGGTTCGTGGCCACAGTAACGTGCAGGGCAACCGTACCATGGGCATTGACGAGAAGCCGAGTAAACCCTTCCTCGATGCGTTAGGTCAGCATTTTGATTTTGAACCACCGCGTGAGCACGGCCACAACACCGTTGAGGCGCTGAACGCCATGCTGCGTGATGAAGTGAAGGTGTTGATCGCGCTGGGTGGTAACCTGGCAGCAGCCGCACCGGACTCGCCGCTGACGGAAGAAGCGCTGCAACGTTGTGGTCTGACGGTACATATCAGCACCAAGCTCAACCGCAGCCATCTGGTGCCGGGCCATGAGGGCTTGATTCTGCCGACGCTGGGCCGCACCGAGCGCGATCGTCAGGCAACCGGTAACCAGTTTATCACCGTGGAAGACTCCTTCAGCATGGTGCACGCTTCTGAGGGCGTAGGCATTCCGCTGGCGGATACCCAACGTTCTGAAACCGCGATTGTCGCCGGTATCGCTCATGCCACTCTCGGCAGCGATAAAGTGGACTGGCTGGCGCTGGCCGGGGATTACAATCTGATCCGCGATCATATTGCCGCCACCATCCCTGGCTTTGCCGACTTCAACACCAAATGTGACATCCCGGGGGGGTTCTACCTCGGTAACGCCGCCGCAGAATTGCGTTTCAACACCCCGTCGCAGAAGGCGGAGTTCAGCAATGCCGCCCTGCCCAGCTCGTTGTTCCCGCAGTTGGGCGACGTGGAAGTGCCGTTTACGCTGCAAACCCTGCGTTCACATGACCAGTACAACACCACCATTTACGGCCTCGATGACCGTTATCGTGGCGTCTACGGTCAGCGTGAAGTGGTGTTTATTCACCCGGATGATATGCAGGCACTGGGCTTCACTGAAGGCCAACTGGTGGATATCGAAACCCTGTGGAACGACGGTTTGACCCGTCGCGTCAGCGGTTTTAAATTGGTGCCCTACAATATTCCGCGTGGCAACCTGGCGGCGTATTACCCGGAAACCAACCCACTTGTCCCGCTTTCCAGCTACGGTGACGGCAGCGGCACACCGACCTCAAAATCGGTGCCAGTCAAACTGGCATTAACTGCCGCCGTACCCACCCAACGTATTGCCTGA
- a CDS encoding CMD domain-containing protein has protein sequence MEQRRSPGHDQWFYESQTRPQHSAAAPLVPEAAYLDDRFLLGLQQEASALQPLLLRFQPALLAARDLSQILFPDSLTPSLTHTLTLYDRLSTALTVAQVAGVQRLCNHYAARLNPLPGPDSSRESNNRLTQITQYARQLAMQPALITANSISALDAVGLTEPDIVTLNQLVGFVSYQARVVAALQAIMGLPVRWIPGVSPPPDADAALFQPSPVWQHALKPVELRYASAEQLAAITFCQGMDGLEDAVWLLVHDAQALYGWATLQQRLNDHFAQDEALVQAVSARILGCQRQFDRFAGSARQTLLREVAGDNPLVTVSAQLTRLPERFSAAHLQPLLNAGWSAERIFTLLQAVALANWQDRLSMALGETR, from the coding sequence ATGGAACAACGGCGTTCTCCAGGCCATGACCAGTGGTTTTACGAAAGCCAGACCCGCCCGCAGCATAGCGCCGCCGCGCCGCTGGTGCCCGAGGCGGCTTATCTCGACGATCGTTTTCTGCTGGGTTTGCAGCAAGAAGCCAGTGCGTTACAGCCGCTGTTGCTGCGTTTTCAGCCAGCGCTGCTGGCAGCGCGCGATCTGAGCCAAATCCTGTTTCCCGATTCATTAACCCCCAGCCTGACCCATACGCTGACGTTGTACGATCGCCTCAGCACCGCGCTGACCGTGGCGCAGGTCGCCGGGGTGCAACGGTTGTGCAATCATTATGCGGCACGTTTGAATCCGCTGCCCGGCCCTGATTCATCGCGTGAAAGCAATAACCGGCTGACGCAAATCACCCAATATGCACGCCAACTGGCGATGCAACCGGCATTGATTACCGCCAACAGCATCAGCGCACTGGACGCCGTTGGACTGACCGAACCAGATATTGTCACCCTGAATCAGTTAGTGGGGTTTGTCAGCTATCAGGCGCGCGTGGTGGCCGCCTTGCAGGCGATCATGGGCCTGCCGGTGCGTTGGATCCCTGGCGTATCACCGCCACCCGATGCCGATGCGGCGCTGTTTCAACCGTCCCCGGTCTGGCAGCATGCGTTAAAACCGGTAGAACTGCGTTACGCCAGCGCAGAACAACTGGCAGCCATCACCTTTTGTCAGGGGATGGATGGTCTGGAAGATGCGGTTTGGCTGCTGGTGCATGACGCCCAGGCGCTGTATGGCTGGGCAACTTTACAGCAGCGACTCAACGATCATTTTGCGCAAGATGAAGCGTTGGTGCAGGCGGTGAGCGCACGCATCCTCGGCTGCCAGCGCCAGTTCGACCGCTTCGCGGGTAGCGCACGACAGACGCTGCTCAGGGAGGTTGCCGGTGACAATCCACTGGTGACGGTGAGCGCCCAGCTGACCCGTTTACCTGAAAGGTTCAGTGCTGCCCATCTGCAACCGCTGTTGAACGCGGGCTGGAGCGCAGAGCGAATATTTACCCTGCTTCAGGCGGTGGCACTGGCAAACTGGCAGGACCGCCTGTCGATGGCGTTGGGCGAGACGCGTTAA
- a CDS encoding LysR family transcriptional regulator, whose translation MDIKQLIYLCNLERERHFGRAAEASFVSQPTLSMRLKNLERELGLSLINRSNNFDGFTPEGERVLAWAREIVSVYQGLKLEVESLKHGVNGTLRLGVMPQCSVALPALLKAVEARYPQLDYRVSAMSADQLLDALNSHTVDGGIGFFELNALRELHFQTALLKDSGVEAVFNPEFFPALLEHQTLDLPLLASQPLCLAEPTRYFRRYLDSQLRARELLPRVIVESASIMQLLQSAQVGLGVMVSPCGHLLPEMLQNLQRRPIAIAPMGRQAALVIAEPGRATPLAQHFFDEARGHLPD comes from the coding sequence ATGGACATCAAACAGTTAATCTATCTTTGCAATCTTGAGCGCGAGCGCCATTTTGGCCGCGCGGCGGAGGCGAGCTTTGTCAGCCAGCCCACGCTGTCGATGCGCCTGAAAAACCTCGAGCGCGAGCTGGGGTTATCGCTGATCAATCGCAGCAACAATTTTGATGGCTTCACCCCGGAAGGGGAACGGGTGCTGGCGTGGGCGCGCGAGATAGTTTCCGTCTATCAGGGACTGAAGCTGGAAGTGGAATCGCTAAAACACGGCGTGAATGGCACCCTGCGTCTCGGCGTGATGCCGCAGTGCAGCGTGGCGTTACCTGCGTTGTTGAAGGCGGTGGAAGCCCGCTATCCGCAGCTTGACTACCGGGTGTCAGCCATGAGCGCCGATCAACTGCTGGATGCGCTCAACAGCCATACCGTTGATGGCGGGATTGGTTTTTTTGAACTCAATGCCCTGCGCGAGCTGCATTTCCAGACGGCGCTGCTGAAGGACAGTGGTGTGGAGGCGGTGTTCAACCCGGAATTTTTTCCGGCGTTGCTGGAACATCAGACGCTGGATCTGCCACTGCTTGCCAGTCAGCCTTTATGTCTCGCGGAGCCAACTCGCTATTTCCGACGTTATCTCGACAGCCAGTTGCGAGCGCGGGAGTTGCTGCCACGGGTGATCGTCGAAAGCGCGTCAATTATGCAGCTATTGCAAAGCGCACAGGTTGGATTGGGGGTGATGGTGTCACCGTGCGGGCATCTGTTGCCGGAAATGCTGCAAAACCTGCAACGCCGCCCGATTGCGATCGCCCCAATGGGACGGCAGGCGGCATTGGTGATTGCTGAGCCGGGCAGGGCGACGCCGCTGGCTCAGCACTTCTTCGATGAGGCACGCGGGCATTTGCCCGATTAA
- the sapF gene encoding putrescine export ABC transporter ATP-binding protein SapF, with product METLLEVRNLSKTFRYRTGLFRRQHVEAVKDVSFTLRDKQTLAIIGENGSGKSTLAKMLSGMVAPTEGQILIDDHPLEYGDYGYRSQRIRMIFQDPSTSLNPRQRVSQILDFPLRLNTELDDEEREKRIIATLRQVGLLRDHAGYYPHMLAPGQKQRLALARALILQPKVIIADEALASLDMTMRSQLVNLMLELQEKHGISYIYVTQHIGMMKHISDQVLVMHQGEVVERGGTADVLASPLHELTKRLIASHFGEALTAEAWRRER from the coding sequence ATGGAAACGCTGCTTGAAGTGCGCAACCTGAGCAAAACCTTCCGTTATCGCACCGGGTTATTCCGCCGTCAGCATGTGGAAGCGGTGAAAGATGTTAGTTTTACCCTGCGCGATAAACAGACGCTGGCGATTATTGGTGAGAACGGCTCCGGCAAATCCACGCTGGCGAAGATGTTAAGTGGCATGGTCGCGCCGACTGAAGGACAGATCCTGATTGACGATCATCCGCTGGAGTATGGTGACTACGGTTATCGTAGCCAGCGCATCCGCATGATTTTTCAGGACCCGTCGACCTCACTCAATCCACGCCAGCGCGTCAGTCAGATCCTGGACTTCCCCTTACGGTTGAACACCGAGCTGGACGATGAAGAGCGCGAGAAGCGCATTATCGCCACGCTGCGCCAGGTCGGTTTGCTGCGCGATCATGCCGGGTATTACCCGCATATGCTGGCCCCCGGGCAAAAGCAACGCCTGGCACTGGCGCGTGCGCTGATCCTGCAACCAAAGGTGATTATCGCCGATGAAGCACTGGCGTCGCTGGATATGACCATGCGCTCGCAGTTGGTCAATTTAATGCTGGAACTTCAGGAGAAGCACGGCATCTCCTATATATATGTCACGCAGCATATCGGCATGATGAAGCACATCAGCGACCAGGTGCTGGTGATGCATCAGGGCGAGGTGGTGGAACGTGGCGGCACCGCCGATGTGCTGGCCTCCCCGCTGCACGAGCTGACCAAACGGTTAATTGCCAGCCATTTTGGTGAAGCACTCACCGCCGAAGCCTGGCGGCGTGAACGTTGA
- a CDS encoding YoaK family protein encodes MLLSTESSRTYNTDRRLACTLAAVAGALNTAAFETVGFFSANMTGNVSLLSDHLAKVDLHIGLFFLVIILLFIAGSSVSTLIINAGRRREIRGIYAINIFIEGIALLVLGVLESWFPNNDSGVQLIFSLSFLLGLQNAVVTRISNARVRTTHVSGTSTDIGIELAMLLDVLRRKESPKDAPLYIERLKLHLFTVLAFLGGGVVGIVLLKAISFKLLLMIGLMLTMMSLTALHRARQVAR; translated from the coding sequence ATGCTGTTAAGCACTGAAAGTTCCAGAACTTACAATACCGACCGCCGCCTCGCTTGTACCCTGGCGGCGGTGGCCGGGGCACTGAACACCGCGGCGTTTGAAACCGTGGGTTTTTTCTCCGCCAATATGACCGGCAACGTCTCGCTGTTGTCGGATCACCTGGCAAAAGTTGATCTCCACATCGGCCTGTTTTTCCTGGTGATTATCCTGCTGTTTATCGCCGGTTCCTCCGTCTCGACCCTGATTATCAATGCCGGGCGGCGGCGTGAAATTCGTGGCATCTATGCCATTAATATCTTTATTGAGGGCATTGCCTTGCTGGTGCTCGGCGTGCTGGAGAGTTGGTTTCCCAATAACGATTCTGGCGTGCAACTGATCTTCAGCCTGAGTTTTTTGTTGGGATTGCAGAATGCGGTGGTGACGCGGATTTCCAACGCGCGCGTCAGAACCACCCACGTTTCCGGCACCTCTACCGACATCGGTATCGAGTTGGCGATGCTGCTGGATGTGCTGCGGCGCAAAGAATCCCCCAAGGATGCCCCGTTGTACATTGAACGGCTGAAGCTGCATCTGTTCACGGTGTTGGCGTTCCTCGGTGGCGGGGTAGTGGGTATCGTGCTGTTAAAAGCCATTAGCTTTAAATTGTTATTAATGATTGGCCTGATGTTGACGATGATGTCACTGACCGCCTTGCATCGCGCCCGCCAGGTGGCACGATAA
- the sapD gene encoding putrescine export ABC transporter ATP-binding protein SapD: protein MPLLDIRNLTIEFMTAEGPVKAVDRINLTLTEGEVRGLVGESGSGKSLVAKAICGVTKDNWRVTADRMRFDDIDLLRLSPRERRRIVGHNVSMIFQEPQSCLDPSESIGRQLMQAIPRWTFKGHWYQRLWFWRKARAIELLHRVGIKDHKDIMRSFPYELTEGECQKVMIAIALANQPRLLIADEPTNAMEPTTQAQIFRLLSRLNQNNNTTILLISHDLRTMSQWADRINVMYCGQTVETAQSEDLMGTPHHPYTQALIRAMPDFGSALPHKSRLNTLTGAIPSLEHLPIGCRLGPRCPYAQRKCIETPRLNGNKAHLYACHFPLNMEGQ from the coding sequence ATGCCGTTACTTGATATCCGCAATCTGACCATCGAATTTATGACTGCCGAAGGGCCGGTAAAAGCCGTCGACCGCATCAACCTCACCCTGACCGAAGGCGAAGTGCGCGGTCTGGTGGGCGAATCCGGCTCCGGCAAAAGCCTGGTAGCGAAAGCCATCTGTGGCGTCACCAAAGACAACTGGCGCGTCACCGCCGACCGTATGCGTTTCGATGATATCGATTTACTGCGCCTTTCGCCGCGCGAGCGCCGTCGCATCGTCGGCCATAACGTGTCGATGATTTTCCAGGAGCCGCAATCCTGTCTTGATCCCTCAGAAAGTATTGGTCGCCAGTTGATGCAGGCCATCCCACGTTGGACCTTTAAAGGTCACTGGTATCAACGGCTGTGGTTCTGGCGCAAAGCGCGCGCCATTGAGCTGTTGCACCGCGTCGGCATCAAGGATCATAAAGACATTATGCGCAGTTTCCCCTATGAGCTGACCGAGGGGGAGTGTCAGAAGGTGATGATCGCCATCGCGCTGGCGAATCAGCCACGTCTGTTGATCGCCGACGAGCCGACTAACGCGATGGAGCCCACCACCCAGGCCCAGATCTTCCGCCTGTTAAGCCGCCTTAACCAGAACAACAACACCACCATTTTGCTGATCAGCCATGACTTACGCACCATGAGCCAGTGGGCCGATCGCATTAACGTGATGTATTGTGGCCAGACGGTAGAAACCGCGCAAAGTGAAGACCTGATGGGAACGCCCCACCATCCCTACACCCAGGCGCTGATCCGCGCGATGCCCGATTTCGGTAGTGCACTGCCGCATAAAAGCCGTCTCAATACCCTGACCGGGGCGATTCCCTCGCTGGAGCATCTGCCAATTGGCTGCCGTCTCGGGCCGCGCTGTCCCTATGCACAACGCAAATGCATTGAGACACCGCGTCTCAACGGAAACAAAGCGCATCTCTACGCCTGCCACTTCCCGCTGAATATGGAGGGCCAGTAA
- the fabI gene encoding enoyl-ACP reductase FabI, producing MGFLSGKRILITGVASKLSIAYGIAQAMHKQGAELAFTYQNDKLKGRVEEFAKELGSDIVLPCDVAEDESITALFTELAKTWPKFDGFVHSIGFAPGDQLDGDYVNAVTREGFKIAHDISAYSFVAMAKECRAMLNPNSALLTLSYLGAERAIPNYNVMGLAKASLEANVRYMANAMGPEGVRVNAVSAGPIRTLAASGIKDFRKMLAHCEAVTPIRRTVTIEDVGNSAAFLCSDLAGGITGEVVHVDGGFSIAAMNELELK from the coding sequence ATGGGTTTTCTTTCCGGTAAGCGCATTCTGATTACTGGCGTTGCCAGTAAACTTTCCATCGCCTACGGTATTGCGCAGGCGATGCACAAACAGGGCGCAGAACTGGCTTTCACCTACCAGAACGACAAACTGAAAGGTCGTGTGGAAGAGTTTGCTAAAGAATTGGGTTCAGACATTGTTCTGCCGTGCGATGTGGCAGAAGACGAGAGCATCACTGCGCTGTTCACCGAACTGGCAAAAACCTGGCCGAAATTTGACGGTTTCGTTCACTCCATCGGTTTCGCCCCAGGCGACCAGCTGGATGGTGACTATGTCAACGCCGTTACTCGTGAAGGCTTCAAAATCGCTCACGACATCAGCGCCTACAGCTTCGTCGCGATGGCCAAAGAGTGCCGTGCGATGCTGAACCCGAATTCAGCACTGCTGACCCTGTCTTACCTGGGTGCAGAGCGCGCTATCCCGAACTACAACGTGATGGGTCTGGCGAAAGCGTCTCTGGAAGCCAACGTTCGTTACATGGCGAACGCGATGGGTCCGGAAGGCGTGCGTGTTAACGCCGTGTCTGCTGGCCCGATCCGTACTCTGGCTGCTTCAGGCATCAAAGACTTCCGTAAGATGCTGGCACACTGCGAAGCGGTTACCCCGATTCGTCGTACCGTGACTATCGAAGACGTGGGTAACTCTGCGGCTTTCCTGTGCTCCGACCTGGCCGGTGGTATCACGGGTGAAGTGGTACACGTTGATGGCGGCTTCAGCATTGCCGCGATGAACGAGCTGGAACTGAAATAA
- a CDS encoding PTS transporter subunit EIIC produces MKPLASQIHAFGKALMMPISVIAAAGIFLGLAAAMQNPAITGDAFVQMQVPQLIIGFIRKVAGALFANLPVFFAVASAIGLATAEKPTAAFAAVIGYIAMNVGISTTLAAKGLTAATTTPQALQQAGMDQTTAMMTSAEYIEMLGIFTYNMSVLGGVIAGLTTVALHNRFYTQQLPTAISFFGGRRFVPIVTIVVLPLIGVLLALIWPTIGAAIAWVGQMIGKSGQYGAFLLGACERLLIPTGLHHILNETVRFTPIGGMATVDGQTIVGALNIFNTSLTNPGAIPDATVRTATQFLAQGKIPVMMFGLPAAALAIYHTARPEHKQRVKALMLAGALTSFTTGITEPLEFCFIFVSPVLYILHALLMGLSFMLMSMLHLMIGNVQGGAIDLVVFGILGGSKTQWWWTLVLGVIYVPIYYYGFRFVITRMGVETPGRESDDEHKPVQVAADERTRVIISGLGGEANIEDVDCCFTRLRVRVKQMNEVVDQTLMTTGANGVNRVSEHDVQVIYGPQVEKIANEVKSALGVA; encoded by the coding sequence ATGAAGCCTTTGGCCAGCCAAATTCACGCTTTCGGTAAAGCCTTGATGATGCCCATCTCGGTGATTGCCGCTGCCGGGATCTTCCTCGGACTTGCCGCCGCCATGCAGAATCCGGCGATCACCGGTGACGCCTTCGTACAGATGCAGGTGCCGCAGTTGATCATTGGTTTTATCCGTAAAGTGGCGGGCGCGTTATTCGCCAACCTCCCGGTGTTCTTTGCTGTTGCCAGTGCGATTGGACTGGCAACAGCAGAGAAGCCCACCGCCGCCTTTGCCGCCGTGATTGGCTATATCGCCATGAATGTCGGTATCAGCACCACGCTGGCGGCCAAAGGGCTGACAGCCGCCACCACCACGCCGCAGGCGCTACAACAGGCGGGGATGGATCAGACCACCGCGATGATGACCTCAGCGGAATATATCGAGATGCTGGGCATTTTCACCTACAACATGAGCGTGCTGGGAGGGGTGATTGCGGGGCTTACCACCGTGGCGCTGCACAATCGCTTCTATACTCAGCAACTCCCCACCGCCATTAGCTTTTTTGGCGGGCGACGCTTTGTACCGATTGTCACCATCGTGGTGTTGCCGTTGATCGGGGTGTTGCTGGCGTTGATTTGGCCGACCATCGGTGCCGCCATTGCATGGGTGGGGCAGATGATTGGGAAAAGCGGCCAGTACGGTGCGTTTTTACTGGGTGCCTGCGAACGGTTACTGATCCCGACCGGATTGCACCATATCCTCAATGAAACCGTCCGTTTCACCCCGATTGGCGGCATGGCGACGGTAGACGGGCAAACCATTGTCGGTGCGCTAAACATTTTCAACACCTCGCTGACTAATCCCGGCGCGATCCCGGATGCTACCGTGCGTACCGCGACGCAGTTTCTGGCCCAGGGCAAAATTCCGGTGATGATGTTCGGTTTGCCTGCGGCGGCGTTGGCGATCTACCACACCGCCCGCCCGGAGCATAAGCAGCGCGTCAAAGCGCTGATGCTGGCCGGTGCGCTGACCTCCTTTACCACCGGCATTACCGAACCGCTGGAATTCTGCTTTATCTTCGTCTCGCCGGTGCTGTATATCCTGCACGCGCTGCTGATGGGGTTGTCGTTTATGCTGATGTCGATGCTGCACCTGATGATCGGAAACGTGCAGGGTGGTGCCATCGATTTGGTGGTGTTCGGCATTCTCGGCGGCAGCAAAACCCAGTGGTGGTGGACGCTGGTGTTGGGGGTGATTTACGTACCGATTTACTACTACGGATTCCGCTTTGTCATCACCCGTATGGGGGTGGAAACACCGGGACGTGAATCTGACGATGAACACAAACCTGTACAGGTGGCAGCCGATGAACGTACCCGGGTCATCATCAGCGGGTTGGGTGGTGAAGCCAATATCGAGGACGTCGATTGCTGCTTTACCCGGTTGCGCGTACGTGTCAAACAGATGAATGAAGTGGTGGACCAGACACTGATGACCACCGGTGCCAATGGCGTCAATCGAGTCAGCGAGCATGACGTGCAGGTGATTTACGGTCCCCAGGTGGAAAAGATTGCCAACGAGGTGAAAAGTGCGTTGGGTGTCGCCTGA